The following coding sequences lie in one Actinomyces capricornis genomic window:
- the coaA gene encoding type I pantothenate kinase has protein sequence MCHTVPVISPQGASPYIELDRHQWAALASSTPLPLTQADVEKLRGLGDPTDLAEVDAVYRPLTALLEDYIAATRERARRTSGFLGVDEAPTPFIVAVAGSVAVGKSTTARLIAHLLRRFTATPRVDLVTTDGFLLPNAVLEERGLLARKGFPESYDRRALLDFVAAVKSGAPSVSAPVYSHTRYDILPGEQVTVRHPDVLVLEGLNVLQPAPRGNRPGASTLAVSDFIDFSIYVDADPADIRRWYLDRFLTLKRTAFTDPRSYFRRYAALPDDIATVAASQVWESVNLVNLRENIAPTRGRATLVLRKDAEHRMSRVLLRKS, from the coding sequence ATTTGCCACACTGTCCCGGTGATCTCACCGCAGGGCGCCTCGCCCTATATCGAGCTGGACCGCCACCAGTGGGCGGCCCTGGCCTCCTCCACCCCCCTTCCGCTGACTCAGGCCGATGTCGAGAAGCTCCGGGGGCTGGGCGACCCCACGGACCTGGCGGAGGTCGACGCCGTCTACCGCCCGCTGACCGCGCTGCTGGAGGACTACATCGCCGCCACCCGCGAGCGGGCGCGGCGCACCTCCGGCTTCCTGGGGGTGGACGAGGCCCCCACGCCCTTCATCGTGGCGGTGGCCGGATCCGTGGCTGTGGGCAAGTCCACGACCGCTCGCCTCATCGCCCACCTGCTGCGGCGCTTCACGGCAACACCGCGTGTGGACCTAGTCACCACCGATGGCTTCCTGCTGCCCAATGCCGTGCTGGAGGAGCGCGGGCTGCTGGCGCGCAAGGGCTTCCCGGAGTCCTACGACCGGCGGGCCCTGCTGGACTTCGTGGCGGCGGTGAAATCGGGGGCGCCCAGCGTCAGCGCGCCGGTGTACTCCCACACCCGCTACGACATCCTGCCCGGGGAGCAGGTGACGGTGCGCCACCCCGACGTCCTGGTCCTGGAGGGCCTCAACGTCCTGCAGCCCGCGCCGCGCGGCAACCGCCCGGGGGCCTCGACCCTGGCGGTCAGCGACTTCATCGACTTCTCCATCTACGTCGATGCCGATCCGGCCGATATCCGCCGCTGGTACCTGGACCGCTTCCTGACCCTCAAGCGCACCGCCTTCACCGACCCGAGGTCCTACTTCCGCCGCTATGCGGCCCTGCCCGACGACATCGCCACGGTGGCCGCCTCCCAGGTGTGGGAGTCGGTCAACCTGGTCAACCTGCGGGAGAACATCGCCCCCACGCGCGGGCGGGCGACCCTGGTGCTGCGCAAGGACGCCGAGCACCGGATGAGCCGGGTGCTGCTGCGCAAGTCCTGA